The DNA sequence ATGGAAACAAAAGGAGCAATCCATTCGACAATGTTAGCAAGAGAACCCCATAGTTTTGCTCGTTTTTCTTTCTCAATGCTTACTTTGATATTTTCCATTCTTTTTTCATGTAGAGCATCGATTTCTCGCTGCGTGGATTCCATAGAGTCTTTGTGACATGCATATGAAGAAAAATCTGAAAGGATTCCTTGCTTTGTTAACAGATAACCTAATGTAAAAACTCCGATGGTAGGAGGAGGGATTACAGGAACAGCTCTTGTTGCTTTCGCAAGTCTATTTTTACTGCTTTTGTCTTCTTTAAAAGGATTTTTCTTTTCCTGTTGATTAGAGTCCTGATCTTGAGCAGTAGGGTCTTTACACAGACCTTTTATCTGTACTATGGTCTCAATTTTTTTCTGGAAAGAATACTCTTGAATACAGCTCTCACTTTGCTTTTTGCTAGTGGGTTGGAAGAGCTCTCGCGATTTATTTTCATGACTTTGAGAATGTGAGGATTCTGCGAATCCAAACCAACCTAGACGTTGTTGAGGATTGAGAACTTCAACGTTTTTAGAAAAGTTATTATCCTTAGAATCAAAAGCTTTATCCAGGATTTTTTTATGTTCTTTCTCTAAAGATTTTGGCATTGCGAGCTCTTGCATTAGAGCCTTACTCGCTTCTGTACTATTTTTTTGGGAGAAGAGGCCCCAAGGAGAAGAAGTTTGAGCATGCGAGGTTTTTTGGAGTTGAGATTCGAAAGAACTCCCAAAGCGTAACATTCTTTCTCTTGCATTTACAACAGTGAATGTTTTTTCAGAGATTGAAATACTGTAGGTCTTAGCTTGTATCTGTGATTTTGCATTAAAAAATTTAAGAAG is a window from the Chlamydia serpentis genome containing:
- the sctE gene encoding type III secretion system translocon subunit SctE — protein: MSSWLSQASEILLNQDLYISDRPNIQDSLATKSAYSITVAPKNAQKPLLKFFNAKSQIQAKTYSISISEKTFTVVNARERMLRFGSSFESQLQKTSHAQTSSPWGLFSQKNSTEASKALMQELAMPKSLEKEHKKILDKAFDSKDNNFSKNVEVLNPQQRLGWFGFAESSHSQSHENKSRELFQPTSKKQSESCIQEYSFQKKIETIVQIKGLCKDPTAQDQDSNQQEKKNPFKEDKSSKNRLAKATRAVPVIPPPTIGVFTLGYLLTKQGILSDFSSYACHKDSMESTQREIDALHEKRMENIKVSIEKEKRAKLWGSLANIVEWIAPFVSIGIGIVAILSGGGIFAFAGFFAGLISLVIKCLEKLKFWDWLEKQLPIKNESARRKIINIIQWVVYLTPVILSICTLKIENLGFSPIIEGAIKGIQPAIESAMAALRCAILFSQAQLYKLKEKLTNIQIEIDLKNFDRDDNYERSQELLDNMEQAFEVLSQILNYMRELDQTYLHSQKA